A stretch of Sulfitobacter sp. THAF37 DNA encodes these proteins:
- a CDS encoding fumarylacetoacetate hydrolase family protein, whose amino-acid sequence MRFASFIADGARHFGAVTDAGMIALSPQFPQWQTLRAAIADGGLPTLATAAEGASVTHTDFTYDIPLPDAPRIICVGVNFPDRNAEYRDGSAQPKYMSLFPRFASGFTGHDRPLIRPPESHTLDYEGEVAVIIGKPGRRIAPDAAYDHIAALTLCNEGTIRDWVRHAKFNVTQGKNWDRSGAMGPWIVPFTDAGQIDDAHLVTRVNGEVRQDDHLRNMMFPVREEIAYISTFMTLQPGDIIVTGTPTGAGARFDPPRYLVPGDVVEVEVPGIGILRNGVEDEA is encoded by the coding sequence ATGCGCTTTGCCAGTTTCATCGCCGATGGTGCGCGCCACTTCGGGGCTGTGACAGATGCGGGGATGATAGCCCTGTCGCCGCAGTTTCCGCAGTGGCAGACCCTGCGTGCCGCGATTGCGGATGGCGGCCTGCCCACACTGGCGACGGCGGCAGAGGGGGCGTCCGTCACCCATACCGACTTTACCTATGACATCCCGCTGCCGGATGCGCCGCGCATCATCTGCGTCGGGGTGAACTTTCCCGACCGCAATGCCGAATACAGGGACGGCAGCGCGCAACCGAAATACATGTCGCTGTTTCCGCGTTTTGCCAGCGGGTTCACCGGGCACGACAGGCCGCTCATTCGTCCGCCGGAGAGCCATACGCTGGACTACGAGGGCGAGGTGGCGGTGATCATCGGCAAGCCGGGTCGCCGGATCGCGCCCGACGCCGCCTATGATCACATCGCCGCATTGACCTTGTGCAACGAGGGGACGATCCGCGACTGGGTGCGCCATGCGAAGTTCAACGTCACCCAGGGCAAGAACTGGGATCGGTCGGGGGCAATGGGGCCGTGGATCGTGCCCTTTACCGACGCGGGCCAGATCGACGACGCGCATCTGGTGACACGGGTCAACGGCGAGGTCCGCCAGGACGATCATCTGCGCAACATGATGTTCCCGGTGCGCGAGGAGATCGCCTATATCTCCACCTTCATGACTTTGCAGCCGGGCGACATCATCGTGACCGGCACGCCCACCGGGGCCGGGGCGCGGTTCGACCCGCCGCGCTATCTGGTGCCGGGCGATGTGGTCGAGGTCGAGGTGCCGGGCATCGGCATCCTGCGCAACGGG